In Devosia beringensis, a single window of DNA contains:
- a CDS encoding monovalent cation:proton antiporter-2 (CPA2) family protein produces MENNILLVIFVLLAASVALVPLAKAAGLGTVLGYLAAGVLIGPYGLRLVSDSDTTRHIAEFGIVMMLFLIGLDLQPREIWRMRHKVLGLGVTQIIVTSVVVMLLLTLTGLHWNVALIMGMALSMSSTAIAMQTVAQRDITSTDTGRASLAILLVQDVAIIPVLAAIPLLAIAGSGAAINAEVTLAVEALDNPIDWLMPLSVVGAFIAALVAGRYVVRPILGYVARTGLREAFTAMGLAMVVGAAMITQYLGLSPALGGFIGGVLLADSEYRHELESNLEPFKGLLLGLFFISVGMSIAFSVLATDPLGIAALVIGLVAVKMVILFGLASFFRMHFADRMLIAIMLSQAGEFAFVVLQLARTEGVLETAQYDTMSVVVALSMVTTPLLLLVFDKLIAPRLDARGATHPADSIDEHRKIVVLGYGRFGQIVTRMLRAQGFEMTLIDDDPVQIELVRRFGVKVFYGDAARIDLLQAAGVQHAELVVIAVGGRDRILAVARNMRRHYPHVAIAARAVDRGHAHDLMALGIDVFERETFLSAINLGAKVLVRLGHSPEEAEHLARAFEAHDNQLLVDSFAVREDENAYVGMVRNSMGLLTAAMTADPPPAPVDKATAKRTD; encoded by the coding sequence ATGGAAAACAACATCCTGCTGGTCATTTTCGTTCTGCTGGCAGCCAGCGTGGCGCTGGTGCCGCTGGCCAAGGCGGCCGGCCTGGGCACGGTCCTGGGCTATCTGGCCGCCGGCGTGCTGATCGGGCCCTATGGCCTGCGCCTGGTATCGGACAGCGATACCACCCGCCACATCGCCGAATTCGGCATCGTCATGATGCTTTTTCTCATCGGCCTTGATCTGCAGCCCCGCGAAATCTGGCGCATGCGCCACAAGGTGCTGGGCCTGGGCGTCACCCAGATCATCGTCACCTCTGTTGTCGTCATGCTGCTGCTGACCCTGACGGGCCTGCACTGGAACGTCGCCCTGATCATGGGTATGGCCCTGTCCATGTCCTCCACGGCCATTGCCATGCAGACAGTGGCCCAGCGCGACATCACCAGCACCGATACCGGTCGAGCCAGCCTCGCTATCCTGCTGGTGCAGGATGTGGCCATCATTCCCGTGCTGGCTGCCATTCCCCTGCTGGCCATCGCCGGCAGCGGCGCAGCGATCAATGCCGAAGTCACCCTGGCCGTCGAGGCTCTCGACAATCCAATCGACTGGCTGATGCCCCTGTCGGTGGTCGGCGCCTTCATCGCCGCCCTGGTGGCCGGCCGCTATGTCGTGCGGCCGATATTGGGCTATGTCGCCCGCACCGGCCTGCGCGAAGCCTTTACCGCCATGGGCCTGGCCATGGTCGTGGGCGCCGCCATGATCACGCAATATCTCGGCCTGTCGCCGGCTCTGGGCGGCTTTATCGGCGGGGTCCTGCTGGCCGACAGCGAATATCGCCATGAACTCGAGAGCAATCTCGAACCCTTCAAGGGCCTGCTGCTCGGGCTGTTTTTCATCTCGGTAGGCATGTCGATCGCCTTTTCGGTGCTGGCGACCGACCCGCTCGGCATCGCCGCGCTGGTGATCGGCCTCGTCGCGGTCAAGATGGTGATCCTGTTTGGCTTGGCCAGCTTTTTCCGCATGCACTTCGCCGACCGCATGCTGATCGCCATCATGCTCAGCCAGGCCGGCGAATTTGCCTTTGTCGTGCTGCAGCTCGCCCGCACCGAAGGCGTCCTCGAAACGGCCCAATACGACACCATGAGTGTGGTGGTGGCGCTCTCGATGGTCACCACGCCGCTGCTGCTGCTGGTCTTTGACAAGCTGATAGCGCCCCGCCTGGACGCGCGCGGGGCCACTCACCCCGCCGACTCCATCGACGAGCACCGCAAGATCGTCGTGCTCGGCTATGGCCGGTTCGGCCAGATCGTCACCCGCATGCTGCGCGCCCAGGGCTTCGAGATGACGCTGATCGATGATGATCCGGTGCAGATCGAGCTGGTCCGCCGCTTCGGCGTCAAGGTATTCTACGGCGACGCCGCCCGGATCGACCTGCTGCAGGCTGCCGGCGTGCAGCATGCCGAACTGGTGGTGATCGCCGTTGGCGGCCGCGACCGCATCCTGGCCGTGGCCCGCAACATGCGCCGGCACTATCCGCACGTGGCCATCGCCGCCCGCGCCGTCGATCGCGGCCATGCCCATGACCTGATGGCCCTGGGCATCGACGTCTTCGAGCGCGAGACCTTCCTGTCCGCCATCAATCTGGGCGCCAAGGTCCTGGTTCGGCTCGGCCACTCGCCCGAGGAGGCCGAGCACCTCGCCCGCGCCTTCGAGGCCCATGACAACCAGCTGCTGGTCGACAGCTTTGCCGTCCGCGAGGATGAAAACGCCTATGTCGGCATGGTGCGCAACTCCATGGGCCTGCTCACCGCTGCCATGACTGCCGATCCACCGCCGGCCCCGGTTGACAAAGCCACGGCAAAGCGTACCGACTAG